The following coding sequences lie in one Desulfovibrio aminophilus DSM 12254 genomic window:
- a CDS encoding peptidylprolyl isomerase, with protein MKRLLPLIAMCLLLTACASSSDEETGVVARVDGRPIYLSQLEFQHDMMHLEIAASAPSVATLRKEYGEVLGQLVMLELVAAEMESRDLQPTDDEVREAEAKIRADYPPGAFEQILVEEYIDLDSWRRQLRAHLTLERFFQQVLRPQVRIEFSEAEDYYRNHPQEFSLPPRVRLALILAPERDTVEKALEEYRRKRDAEALVANQGPATVRELTMRDGQMPDQWRDALAKLQPGQNTSILHDDSGYKSLVLLERLPASVLSAPQAYPLIEQALAEVKLQDAFEKWLSAKLIAAKIAVSAHLLPKVAGQGGEDRKTLGAEMELLDDKEQGGEGLATATGEREQPGDGVVMEPSEDQEVDQGDLEESSPDAASVSKPAGRK; from the coding sequence ATGAAACGACTGCTTCCCCTCATCGCCATGTGTCTGCTGCTGACGGCCTGCGCCTCCTCCTCCGACGAGGAGACGGGGGTGGTGGCCCGCGTGGACGGGCGCCCGATCTATCTGAGCCAACTCGAGTTCCAGCACGACATGATGCACCTGGAGATCGCCGCCTCCGCGCCCAGCGTGGCGACGCTGCGCAAGGAGTACGGCGAGGTGCTGGGCCAGCTCGTCATGCTGGAGCTGGTGGCCGCCGAGATGGAGTCGCGTGACCTGCAACCCACGGACGATGAAGTGCGCGAGGCCGAGGCCAAAATCCGCGCTGATTACCCTCCCGGCGCCTTCGAGCAGATCCTTGTTGAGGAGTATATCGACCTGGACTCCTGGCGGCGGCAACTGCGGGCCCACCTGACCCTGGAACGGTTTTTCCAGCAGGTGCTGCGGCCGCAGGTACGCATCGAATTTTCCGAGGCCGAGGACTATTACCGCAACCATCCGCAGGAGTTTTCCCTGCCGCCGCGTGTGCGTCTGGCCCTGATCCTCGCCCCGGAGCGGGACACGGTGGAGAAGGCCCTTGAGGAGTACCGGCGGAAGCGCGATGCGGAAGCCCTGGTGGCGAATCAGGGACCGGCCACGGTGCGCGAACTGACCATGCGCGATGGGCAGATGCCGGACCAGTGGCGCGACGCCCTGGCCAAGCTTCAGCCGGGGCAGAACACCTCCATTCTGCATGACGATTCCGGTTACAAGAGCTTGGTGCTTCTGGAGCGGCTGCCCGCCTCGGTGCTCTCCGCTCCACAGGCCTATCCGCTCATCGAGCAGGCGCTGGCCGAGGTCAAGCTCCAGGACGCCTTCGAGAAATGGCTTTCCGCGAAGCTCATCGCGGCGAAGATCGCGGTCAGCGCGCACCTGTTGCCCAAGGTGGCCGGCCAAGGGGGCGAGGACCGCAAGACCCTGGGCGCCGAGATGGAACTGCTCGACGACAAGGAGCAGGGGGGCGAGGGGCTCGCGACGGCGACTGGAGAGAGGGAGCAGCCCGGCGACGGCGTGGTCATGGAGCCCTCCGAGGATCAGGAGGTGGACCAGGGCGATCTGGAGGAATCCTCGCCGGACGCCGCGTCCGTGTCGAAACCGGCGGGAAGGAAGTAG
- the glyS gene encoding glycine--tRNA ligase subunit beta produces the protein MSEFILEIGCEEMPARFVPKLAAELREVLDKALAEARLDHGGVSTWATTRRIAVRVADLAEAQRREEEIVTGPPKRIAYDAEGKLTKAGEGFAKTQGVGPEALFVTTTDKGEYLSARKTVGGGSTRDILPDLCMEAIKRLSFPKKMHWGSLDFHFGRPIRWFLALLDAEVVPFELAGLTSGRRTWGHRIMGPGPFETASAADYVRTVEEQGRVVLDSERRKAIILEQGDAAAAKVGGRVIWKDSLLDEVCNLAEHPCPLLGDFHPMYLELPREVLLTSMESHQKSFGVEGPDGKLLPHFLCTLNLEPQDRTLVKKGWERVLKARLEDARFFWESDLKTDLGTWLAALENVVFLGPLGSMGDKSRRLESLCAKLADASGAPAELAEAGRLAKADLVSGMVGEFDTLQGVMGGIYAARKGKSEIVARAVAEQYLPAGPDSPTPTTLGGALLAVAEKADTLAGCFGLNMIPTGANDPYALRRCALGICRIVMEHGLCLDLEQLVVWAQEGYGAVSWKLDAAEAREKLLDFFGQRLRALFTGQGHDTRVVDAALGAGFTDVKTLRERLEALTAFSREADFGQAVLTFKRAANIIRKQAGEAGVELSGAFEAGRFEAAEEKALAAKLSETEDRFRDLWKRGDFHGLLGLLRDLRPAVDAFFDNVMVMCEDAALRENRLNLLKSLVDRLGRLADFGALQV, from the coding sequence ATGTCTGAATTCATCCTGGAGATCGGCTGCGAGGAAATGCCCGCCCGTTTCGTGCCCAAGCTGGCGGCGGAGCTGCGCGAGGTTTTGGACAAGGCCCTGGCCGAAGCCCGGCTGGACCACGGCGGGGTTTCCACCTGGGCCACGACCCGGCGGATCGCTGTCCGGGTGGCTGACCTGGCCGAGGCCCAGCGCCGGGAGGAGGAGATCGTCACCGGCCCGCCCAAGCGCATCGCCTACGACGCCGAGGGCAAGCTGACCAAGGCGGGCGAAGGCTTCGCCAAGACCCAGGGAGTGGGGCCGGAGGCGCTTTTCGTGACCACCACCGACAAGGGCGAATACCTGTCCGCGCGCAAGACCGTGGGCGGCGGCTCGACCCGTGACATCCTGCCCGACCTTTGCATGGAGGCCATAAAGAGGCTGTCCTTTCCCAAGAAGATGCATTGGGGCTCCCTGGACTTTCATTTCGGTCGCCCCATCCGTTGGTTCCTGGCCCTGTTGGACGCCGAAGTGGTCCCCTTCGAACTGGCCGGGTTGACCTCCGGCCGCCGCACCTGGGGTCACCGCATCATGGGCCCCGGCCCCTTTGAGACGGCTTCGGCCGCCGACTACGTTCGTACCGTTGAGGAACAGGGCCGCGTGGTCCTGGACTCCGAGCGCCGCAAGGCGATCATCCTTGAACAGGGCGACGCGGCCGCGGCCAAGGTCGGAGGCCGGGTGATCTGGAAGGACTCCCTGCTGGATGAGGTCTGCAACTTGGCCGAGCATCCGTGCCCGCTGCTGGGAGACTTCCACCCCATGTATCTGGAGCTGCCCCGCGAGGTGCTGCTCACGAGCATGGAGAGCCACCAGAAGAGCTTCGGCGTGGAAGGGCCGGATGGAAAGCTCCTGCCGCACTTCCTCTGCACCTTGAACCTGGAGCCCCAGGATCGGACCCTGGTGAAGAAGGGCTGGGAGCGGGTGCTCAAGGCCCGCCTGGAGGACGCCCGCTTTTTCTGGGAGTCGGACCTCAAGACGGACCTGGGCACCTGGCTGGCCGCGCTGGAGAACGTCGTCTTCCTGGGCCCCCTGGGCAGCATGGGCGACAAGTCCCGCCGCCTGGAGTCCCTGTGCGCCAAACTGGCCGACGCCTCCGGCGCTCCCGCCGAACTGGCCGAGGCCGGGCGTCTGGCCAAGGCCGACCTCGTCTCCGGCATGGTCGGTGAATTCGACACGTTGCAGGGCGTCATGGGCGGCATCTACGCCGCGCGCAAGGGCAAGTCGGAGATCGTGGCCCGGGCCGTCGCCGAGCAGTATCTGCCCGCCGGACCGGATTCCCCGACGCCGACCACCCTTGGCGGTGCGCTCCTGGCCGTGGCCGAAAAGGCCGACACCCTGGCGGGTTGTTTCGGCCTGAACATGATCCCCACTGGAGCCAACGATCCCTACGCCCTTCGCCGGTGCGCCCTGGGCATCTGCCGCATCGTCATGGAGCACGGCCTGTGCCTGGACCTGGAGCAGCTCGTGGTCTGGGCTCAGGAAGGCTACGGCGCGGTGAGCTGGAAGCTGGACGCCGCCGAGGCCCGGGAAAAGCTCCTGGACTTCTTCGGCCAGCGTCTGCGCGCCCTGTTCACCGGTCAGGGACACGACACCCGCGTGGTGGACGCGGCTCTGGGTGCGGGTTTCACCGATGTGAAAACGTTGCGTGAACGTCTGGAGGCCCTGACGGCCTTCAGCCGCGAGGCGGACTTCGGACAGGCCGTGCTGACCTTCAAGCGCGCGGCCAACATCATCCGCAAGCAGGCCGGCGAGGCCGGCGTCGAGTTGTCTGGAGCCTTCGAGGCCGGACGTTTCGAGGCCGCCGAGGAAAAGGCGCTGGCCGCCAAGCTGTCCGAAACCGAAGATCGCTTCCGCGACCTCTGGAAGCGTGGCGACTTTCACGGCCTGCTCGGGCTGCTGCGTGATCTGCGTCCCGCCGTGGACGCCTTCTTCGACAATGTAATGGTCATGTGCGAGGACGCGGCCCTGCGGGAAAACCGGCTCAATCTGCTCAAGTCGCTGGTGGACCGCCTGGGACGGCTGGCCGATTTCGGCGCCCTGCAGGTGTGA
- the nadC gene encoding carboxylating nicotinate-nucleotide diphosphorylase produces MPDTLFERFFQNEARLFLLTTIRVALSEDGPDLTSDGIFAPEDMAQAHIVAKQPCVVAGLPIASLVLDFCGGGHQVLLNVDEGERVSPGAILAVIQAPTARLLKAERIILNFICHLSGIATLTARYVDALTGSRTRLLDTRKTLPGLRYPEKYAVLAGGGLNHRRNLTEMLLVKNNHIDRAGSITDAVRRLRAAYSPCPPLEVECRTLDEVREAVACSVDRVMFDNMDPDGIRAALKLVPTGIETEVSGNVTLETVAEIGQLGADFVSVGRITHSAPVADMSLRITPL; encoded by the coding sequence ATGCCCGATACACTCTTTGAGCGCTTCTTCCAGAACGAGGCCCGCCTCTTCCTGCTCACGACCATCCGCGTGGCCCTCTCCGAGGACGGGCCGGACCTCACCTCGGACGGAATCTTCGCCCCCGAGGACATGGCGCAGGCACACATCGTGGCCAAACAGCCCTGCGTGGTCGCCGGATTGCCCATCGCCTCCCTGGTGCTGGATTTCTGCGGTGGCGGACATCAGGTTCTGCTCAACGTGGACGAAGGCGAACGGGTCTCCCCGGGCGCGATCCTGGCCGTGATCCAGGCGCCGACCGCGCGTTTGCTCAAGGCCGAGCGGATCATCCTCAACTTCATCTGCCACCTCTCGGGCATCGCCACCCTCACGGCCCGTTACGTGGACGCCCTGACGGGCAGCCGCACCCGGCTCCTGGACACGCGAAAGACCTTGCCCGGACTACGCTATCCCGAGAAGTACGCCGTGCTGGCCGGAGGCGGCCTGAACCACCGCCGCAACCTCACGGAAATGCTCCTGGTCAAGAACAACCACATCGACCGGGCCGGCAGCATCACCGACGCCGTACGCCGTCTGCGCGCGGCCTATTCCCCCTGCCCGCCCCTGGAAGTGGAATGCCGCACACTGGACGAGGTGCGCGAGGCTGTGGCATGTTCCGTAGACAGGGTCATGTTCGACAACATGGACCCGGACGGAATCAGGGCGGCCCTGAAGCTGGTTCCGACGGGCATCGAAACCGAGGTCAGCGGCAACGTGACTTTGGAGACAGTTGCCGAGATCGGCCAGCTGGGAGCGGATTTCGTATCCGTGGGCCGAATCACTCACTCCGCGCCAGTGGCGGACATGAGCCTCCGCATAACACCACTCTGA
- the recO gene encoding DNA repair protein RecO: protein MEFTEKALVLKVGRFRENDAWVRCLGPGHGVFTAFAFGAARSRRRFCGCLDTLNLVLFQVGSSKRGAYLTLEEGTLLHGFPALKAESSRLGMAVNCLKFAEAVEAGPAGAKAAFELLLDSLQVLEESSEPPTDVFPLFFRAKTAFEQGFGPDFSACHVCGKPAEEMESGFFVVEKGRLSCAACRPTVGLCLPASAGTALTLDRLGRSRPAEWARLDMGGLVRRQCYEIIERFVAYHLGLTWDGGRFRKV, encoded by the coding sequence ATGGAGTTCACCGAAAAGGCCCTGGTGCTCAAGGTCGGGCGTTTTCGGGAGAACGATGCCTGGGTGCGTTGTCTTGGTCCCGGCCATGGAGTCTTCACGGCCTTCGCCTTTGGGGCCGCCCGCAGTCGCCGGCGGTTCTGCGGTTGCCTGGATACCCTGAATCTGGTGCTCTTCCAAGTCGGATCGAGTAAACGCGGAGCCTACCTGACCTTGGAGGAGGGAACGCTTCTCCACGGGTTTCCAGCGCTTAAGGCCGAATCTTCGCGTCTGGGAATGGCCGTCAATTGCCTGAAGTTCGCGGAAGCGGTGGAGGCTGGACCGGCCGGAGCCAAGGCTGCCTTCGAGCTGCTGCTTGACAGTCTTCAGGTTCTGGAGGAAAGCTCCGAACCTCCGACGGATGTTTTTCCGCTGTTTTTCCGGGCCAAGACCGCCTTTGAGCAGGGCTTCGGTCCGGACTTCTCCGCCTGCCACGTCTGCGGCAAACCAGCCGAGGAGATGGAGAGCGGTTTCTTCGTCGTGGAAAAGGGGCGTCTGAGCTGCGCCGCCTGTCGTCCGACCGTAGGGCTCTGTCTGCCCGCCTCGGCGGGAACGGCGCTGACCCTGGACCGCCTGGGGCGAAGCCGTCCGGCGGAATGGGCGCGCCTGGACATGGGCGGTCTGGTGCGGCGGCAGTGTTACGAGATCATCGAGCGGTTCGTGGCCTATCACCTGGGGTTGACCTGGGACGGGGGCCGGTTCCGCAAGGTCTAG
- a CDS encoding helix-turn-helix domain-containing protein, translating to MTLKELGELLRAERERKSLSLKQVMESTKISRRILVALEEGDRKNLPHPVYAKGFVRNYARILGLDDTELAAVIDQEFDLAEEEERVYNRPATPRAPVTPPATGSGRRVWPTVLLIVVLVLVLVSMVVYLQRRGTLNLGGSAPATTAEPSAPAETPPAEPEQAAEQAAVPAPVAAPAPPPVHAPESAPAPVAAAAPAEAPKEAPSVSEQVKPAPAKPGVKAVSITAKPGQMCWMEVSVDGREKKEYFIRSGEAVNLEYSDKLWVRLGNVGGVTVTHNGKAVATDGAGWSVKTLTFP from the coding sequence ATGACCTTGAAGGAACTGGGAGAGCTGTTGCGCGCCGAGCGTGAGCGCAAGAGCCTGTCCCTGAAGCAGGTGATGGAGTCCACCAAGATCAGCCGCCGCATTCTCGTGGCGCTGGAGGAGGGAGACCGCAAGAACCTGCCGCATCCCGTATACGCCAAGGGTTTTGTCCGCAATTACGCGCGCATTCTGGGACTCGACGATACCGAACTGGCCGCCGTCATCGATCAGGAATTTGATCTGGCCGAGGAAGAGGAGCGCGTCTACAATCGTCCCGCGACCCCTCGGGCCCCCGTGACGCCTCCGGCCACCGGGAGCGGCCGCCGCGTCTGGCCCACCGTTCTGCTCATCGTCGTGCTCGTGCTGGTCCTGGTCTCCATGGTCGTCTATTTGCAACGGCGCGGAACCCTGAACCTGGGTGGAAGCGCGCCTGCGACGACGGCCGAACCCTCGGCCCCGGCGGAGACCCCTCCCGCCGAGCCTGAACAGGCTGCGGAACAGGCTGCCGTGCCCGCGCCCGTAGCGGCTCCCGCACCGCCCCCCGTCCACGCGCCGGAGAGCGCACCCGCTCCCGTTGCGGCCGCGGCACCGGCCGAGGCTCCCAAAGAGGCGCCCTCTGTCTCGGAGCAGGTCAAGCCCGCCCCGGCGAAGCCCGGTGTGAAGGCCGTGTCCATCACGGCCAAGCCCGGCCAGATGTGCTGGATGGAGGTCTCCGTGGATGGTCGGGAAAAGAAGGAATACTTCATCCGTAGCGGCGAGGCCGTGAATCTCGAGTATTCCGACAAGCTCTGGGTTCGCCTCGGCAACGTGGGCGGCGTGACCGTGACGCACAATGGCAAGGCCGTGGCCACGGACGGGGCCGGCTGGAGCGTCAAGACGCTGACCTTCCCCTAG
- the nadB gene encoding L-aspartate oxidase translates to MNNHVKTDVLVIGSGIAGSIAALTLAASGREVTLITAADSLFIGNTRLAQGGIVFHALQDNPRKLEQDILTAGWNQNLLRAVRYLCNKGPRILQETLIDTYHIPFAQKSADSWYLTREGGHSLARILCAADHTGRTIMERLVEHIEKTPNIRVLTQRTAIDLLTTHHHAQHMDFKFSLQNQCVGAYVFNAQMEKVETILADFTVLATGGVGQVYLHTTNSRGSIGSGLSMASRAGAKIMNAEYMQFHPTALYEGSSKADRRFLISEAVRGEGARLVNSAGEAFMPRHDQRADLAPRDIVARAIMEELLHTGDDCVYLDAANYVDADLKERFPTIYEKCLEIGVDMARDPIPVVPVAHYFCGGVLVDNRGRTTLERLYAAGECSCTGLHGANRLASTSLLEGLVWGYSAAQDIIKRTGTQSRLSRKLQSSIPDWVSLGEVKNDDPALIAQDWATIRNTMWNYVGITRTTARLSRAFSEMRNLSKNIQDFYKQTVISKPIIDLFHGCQAAYLITQAALRNKKSQGCHYRVD, encoded by the coding sequence ATGAACAACCACGTGAAGACCGACGTCCTGGTCATCGGCTCCGGCATCGCCGGTTCCATCGCCGCCCTGACCCTGGCGGCCTCCGGCCGGGAAGTGACCCTGATCACCGCAGCCGACAGCCTCTTCATCGGCAACACCCGGCTGGCCCAGGGCGGCATCGTCTTCCACGCCCTGCAGGACAACCCCCGCAAGCTGGAACAGGACATCCTCACCGCGGGCTGGAACCAGAACCTGCTCCGGGCGGTGCGCTATCTCTGCAACAAGGGGCCGCGCATCCTGCAGGAAACGCTCATCGACACCTACCACATCCCCTTCGCCCAGAAGAGCGCGGATTCCTGGTATCTGACCCGCGAGGGCGGCCACTCCCTGGCGCGCATCCTCTGCGCCGCCGACCATACCGGCCGAACCATCATGGAGCGGCTGGTGGAACACATCGAAAAGACCCCGAACATCCGTGTGCTCACCCAGCGCACGGCCATCGACCTGCTCACGACGCACCACCACGCCCAGCACATGGACTTCAAGTTCAGCCTCCAGAACCAGTGTGTGGGGGCCTACGTGTTCAACGCCCAGATGGAGAAGGTCGAAACCATCCTGGCCGACTTCACGGTCCTGGCCACGGGCGGCGTGGGGCAGGTCTACCTGCACACGACCAATTCCCGGGGGTCCATCGGTTCGGGTCTGAGCATGGCCTCCCGCGCCGGCGCCAAGATCATGAACGCCGAGTACATGCAGTTCCACCCGACGGCGCTCTACGAGGGCTCCAGCAAGGCTGACCGCCGTTTCCTCATCTCCGAGGCCGTGCGCGGCGAGGGCGCGCGCCTGGTGAACAGCGCGGGCGAGGCCTTCATGCCCCGCCACGACCAGCGCGCCGATCTGGCCCCCCGCGACATCGTGGCCCGGGCCATCATGGAGGAACTGCTGCACACGGGTGACGACTGCGTCTACCTGGACGCGGCCAACTACGTGGACGCGGACCTCAAGGAACGTTTCCCCACGATCTACGAAAAGTGCCTGGAAATCGGAGTGGACATGGCCCGCGACCCCATCCCGGTGGTGCCCGTGGCCCACTACTTCTGCGGCGGCGTGCTGGTGGACAACCGGGGCCGGACCACCTTGGAGCGGCTTTACGCCGCCGGGGAGTGCTCCTGCACCGGCCTGCACGGGGCCAACCGTCTGGCCAGCACCTCGCTGCTGGAAGGACTCGTCTGGGGTTACAGCGCGGCCCAGGACATCATTAAGCGCACGGGCACCCAGTCCCGCCTCTCGCGCAAGCTCCAATCCTCCATCCCGGACTGGGTCAGCCTGGGCGAGGTCAAAAACGACGACCCCGCGCTCATCGCCCAGGACTGGGCCACGATCCGCAACACCATGTGGAACTACGTGGGCATCACCCGGACCACGGCGCGGCTTTCGCGGGCCTTCAGCGAAATGCGCAACCTGTCCAAGAACATCCAGGACTTCTACAAACAGACCGTCATCAGCAAGCCGATCATCGACCTCTTCCACGGGTGTCAGGCCGCCTATCTCATCACCCAGGCCGCGCTGCGCAACAAGAAGAGTCAGGGCTGCCACTACCGCGTGGACTAG
- the nadA gene encoding quinolinate synthase NadA — MNDTHSRIEALRAALGGRLAILGHHYQSDEVIAHVDFRGDSLELSRRVPQLSAEHIVFCGVFFMAESAAVLARKGQRVHIPAPEAGCTMSNMAPAPLLTAVLEALSRGGRHVTPLTYVNSSAEVKAVCGRFGGSVCTSANAKTMLAWALDQGEAVLFLPDKNLAANTADALGLPRDERHVLDIRALGNRLDLAAASRARLLVWPGCCSIHHRLRARDVAEARAAHPGCMMAVHPECLDETVRAADAAGSTSFLIDFTAKAPTGSTVVIGTEEALVHRLAKQYADEKTVLPLKNVRCANMAKTTPAKLAALLENLDRFEPVRVAPDIAESANLALRRMLDACARA, encoded by the coding sequence ATGAACGACACCCACTCCCGCATTGAAGCCCTGCGCGCCGCGCTGGGCGGTCGGCTGGCCATTCTCGGCCACCACTATCAGTCCGACGAGGTCATCGCCCACGTGGACTTTCGGGGAGACTCCCTGGAATTGTCCCGCCGCGTCCCCCAACTCTCCGCCGAGCACATCGTCTTCTGCGGGGTCTTCTTCATGGCCGAATCCGCCGCCGTGCTGGCGAGGAAAGGCCAGAGGGTCCATATCCCCGCGCCTGAGGCGGGCTGCACCATGTCCAACATGGCGCCCGCGCCGTTGCTGACGGCCGTTCTGGAAGCCCTCAGCCGCGGCGGCCGCCACGTAACGCCCCTGACCTACGTGAACTCCTCGGCCGAGGTGAAGGCCGTCTGCGGCCGCTTCGGCGGCAGCGTCTGCACCTCGGCCAACGCCAAGACCATGCTCGCCTGGGCCCTGGATCAAGGCGAGGCCGTACTTTTCCTTCCGGACAAGAATCTGGCCGCCAACACCGCCGACGCCCTGGGCCTGCCCCGGGACGAGCGCCACGTCCTGGACATCCGCGCCCTGGGGAACCGCCTGGACCTGGCGGCCGCGTCCAGGGCCCGGCTCCTCGTCTGGCCCGGCTGCTGCTCCATCCACCACCGTCTCCGGGCCCGCGACGTGGCCGAGGCCCGCGCCGCACATCCCGGCTGTATGATGGCCGTGCATCCCGAATGCCTGGACGAGACCGTGCGCGCCGCCGACGCCGCCGGTTCCACCTCTTTCCTCATCGACTTCACGGCCAAGGCGCCGACCGGATCCACCGTGGTCATCGGCACCGAAGAGGCGCTGGTCCACCGCCTGGCCAAGCAATACGCGGACGAGAAGACCGTCCTGCCGCTGAAGAACGTGCGTTGCGCCAACATGGCCAAGACCACGCCCGCCAAGCTGGCCGCCCTGCTGGAGAACCTGGACCGGTTCGAACCGGTGCGGGTGGCCCCGGACATCGCGGAATCGGCCAACCTGGCCCTGCGACGGATGCTCGACGCCTGCGCCCGGGCCTGA
- a CDS encoding SurA N-terminal domain-containing protein, with the protein MIRRFSVPAAILLFLSVFLGASTARAAEFVADRIVAVANGSIITDFDLKQQVKMAIEGGYANPANAEEMHALRRQIIDQMIMDILLEQEAGRYGIKVSDADVRASINGIMEKTGMNEEQLRKELVVQGLSWEKFFENKRLEIKKRQLVSGLVKVVVSEDEVREAFEARHGKSAEGEYLHLRLIVLPEGMTAAAVRQEIDSGKLTFAKAATLYSQGPGAEHGGDLGVVARKDLAPDWRNALEGVAVGGVSKPFKAQGFDALLMIDSLAEAPQGDFEQEKENLYEDLYNKKMETFLKEYLDKLREKAVIEYRD; encoded by the coding sequence TTGATCAGACGCTTTTCCGTTCCGGCGGCCATCCTGCTCTTTCTGTCCGTCTTCCTGGGCGCCTCCACGGCCCGTGCCGCCGAGTTCGTGGCGGATCGCATCGTGGCCGTGGCCAACGGGAGCATCATCACCGACTTCGACCTGAAACAGCAGGTCAAGATGGCCATCGAGGGCGGCTACGCCAATCCGGCCAACGCCGAGGAGATGCACGCCCTGCGCCGCCAGATCATCGACCAGATGATCATGGACATCCTTCTGGAGCAGGAGGCGGGGCGTTACGGAATCAAGGTTTCCGACGCCGACGTACGGGCCTCGATCAACGGGATCATGGAAAAGACCGGCATGAACGAGGAGCAACTGCGCAAGGAATTGGTCGTTCAGGGTCTGAGTTGGGAGAAGTTCTTTGAGAACAAACGATTGGAGATCAAAAAACGTCAGTTGGTGAGCGGTCTGGTCAAGGTCGTCGTCAGCGAGGACGAGGTGCGCGAGGCGTTCGAGGCCAGGCACGGCAAGAGCGCCGAAGGCGAATATCTGCATTTGCGGCTGATCGTCCTGCCCGAGGGCATGACCGCCGCCGCTGTCCGCCAGGAGATCGATTCCGGCAAGCTGACCTTCGCCAAGGCGGCGACCCTCTATTCCCAGGGCCCTGGAGCGGAGCATGGCGGTGATCTGGGTGTGGTCGCCCGCAAGGATTTGGCTCCGGACTGGCGCAACGCGTTGGAGGGCGTGGCCGTGGGCGGTGTGAGCAAGCCGTTCAAGGCTCAGGGGTTTGACGCCCTGCTCATGATCGACTCCCTGGCCGAGGCGCCGCAGGGTGACTTCGAGCAGGAGAAGGAAAATCTCTACGAAGATCTCTACAACAAGAAGATGGAAACGTTCCTTAAGGAATATCTGGACAAACTGCGCGAAAAGGCCGTCATCGAGTATCGGGACTAG
- the rpsT gene encoding 30S ribosomal protein S20, with the protein MANHESALKRHRQSLKRRDRNRSVKTRIKNVVKKVHDALDSKDKEQAQAALNLASSTLDKAASKKVIHARNAARRIARLQQALNKLA; encoded by the coding sequence TTGGCCAATCATGAATCCGCTTTGAAGCGCCACCGGCAGAGCCTGAAGCGTCGTGACCGCAATCGTTCCGTGAAGACCCGCATCAAGAACGTGGTCAAAAAGGTGCATGACGCCCTGGATTCCAAGGACAAGGAACAGGCTCAGGCCGCCTTGAATCTGGCTTCCTCCACCCTGGACAAGGCCGCTTCCAAAAAGGTGATCCACGCGCGCAATGCCGCCCGCCGGATCGCCCGTCTGCAGCAGGCCCTGAACAAGCTGGCCTAG
- the glyQ gene encoding glycine--tRNA ligase subunit alpha has protein sequence MHFQDMILNLQRFWAEYGCVLAQPVDIEVGAGTFNPSTFFRVIGPEPWNVAYVEPSRRPTDGRYGENPNRLQHYFQFQVVLKPSPADVQDVYLKSLSVLGIDAAKHDIRFVEDDWESPTLGAWGLGWEVWLNGMEVTQFTYFQQVGGIDLAPVSVEITYGLERLAMYLQEKESVYDLSWNGSVTYGEVYHRNEVEQSTYNFEQSDPKMLLSLFNMYEAESKRLCAEKLPWPAYDYCLKCSHTFNLLDARGAISITERTAYIGRVRVLASAIAALYAAQREEMGYPMLRHAEGRA, from the coding sequence ATGCATTTTCAGGACATGATCCTCAACCTGCAACGGTTCTGGGCCGAATACGGCTGCGTGTTGGCCCAGCCTGTGGACATCGAGGTGGGGGCCGGCACCTTCAATCCCTCCACCTTCTTCCGGGTCATCGGCCCCGAGCCGTGGAACGTGGCCTATGTGGAGCCCTCCCGGCGACCCACCGACGGCCGCTACGGCGAGAACCCCAACAGGCTTCAGCACTATTTCCAGTTCCAGGTCGTGCTCAAACCTTCGCCCGCCGACGTGCAGGACGTTTACCTGAAGAGTCTGTCGGTGCTCGGCATCGATGCCGCGAAGCACGACATCCGCTTCGTGGAGGACGACTGGGAGTCCCCGACCCTGGGCGCCTGGGGCCTGGGCTGGGAGGTCTGGCTCAACGGCATGGAGGTGACGCAGTTCACTTATTTCCAGCAGGTGGGCGGCATCGACCTCGCGCCCGTGAGCGTGGAGATCACCTACGGCCTTGAGCGCCTAGCCATGTATCTCCAGGAGAAGGAGTCGGTCTACGACCTGTCCTGGAACGGAAGTGTGACCTATGGCGAAGTGTACCACCGCAACGAGGTGGAGCAGTCCACCTACAACTTCGAGCAGAGCGACCCCAAGATGCTCCTCTCCCTGTTCAACATGTACGAGGCCGAGAGCAAGCGGCTCTGCGCCGAGAAGCTTCCCTGGCCCGCCTATGACTACTGTCTGAAGTGTTCGCACACCTTCAACCTCTTGGACGCCCGGGGGGCCATCTCCATCACCGAGCGCACGGCCTACATCGGCCGGGTGCGTGTCCTGGCCTCGGCCATCGCCGCGCTTTATGCGGCCCAGCGCGAGGAGATGGGGTATCCCATGCTCCGTCATGCCGAGGGGAGGGCCTAG